Proteins from a single region of Streptomyces sp. HUAS 15-9:
- the mctP gene encoding monocarboxylate uptake permease MctP, with product MKDGVNGVALGVFVFFFLAVTVMGFLAARWRRADNEHSLDEWGLGGRSFGTWITWFLLGGDLYTAYTFVAVPAAIYAAGAAGFFAVPYTILVYPLIFMFLPRLWSVSHRHGYVTTSDFVRGRFGSKGLSLAVAVTGILATMPYIALQLVGIQAVLDVMGVGGGESTHWFVKDLPLLIAFGVLAAYTYSSGLRAPALIAFVKDALIYIVIAVAIIYIPIKLGGFDDIFTKAGDAFSQVNPATGKPRGALAPPEAGQWTYATLALGSALALFMYPHSITATLSSKSRDVIRRNTTILPLYSLMLGLLALLGFMAIAADVKVQNGQLAIPQLFENMFPDWFAGVAFAAIGIGALVPAAIMSIAAANLFTRNIYKDFIKPDATPAQETKVSKLVSLLVKVGALVFVLTMDKTVAINFQLLGGIWILQTFPAMVGGLFSRWFHRWALLAGWAVGMVYGTVAAYGVASPTQKHFGGSAEEIPGIGEIGYIGLTAFVLNVAVTVVLTFVLKALKAPEGVDETSPADYTADSGDPGVQVELPPATADAGH from the coding sequence GTGAAGGACGGTGTGAACGGCGTCGCGCTCGGCGTGTTCGTCTTCTTCTTCCTGGCCGTCACGGTCATGGGCTTCCTGGCCGCCCGCTGGCGCAGGGCCGACAACGAGCACAGCCTCGACGAATGGGGCCTGGGCGGACGGTCGTTCGGCACCTGGATCACCTGGTTCCTGCTCGGCGGCGACCTGTACACGGCGTACACCTTCGTCGCCGTACCGGCGGCGATCTACGCGGCGGGCGCGGCCGGCTTCTTCGCCGTGCCGTACACGATCCTCGTCTACCCGCTGATCTTCATGTTCCTTCCGCGCCTGTGGTCGGTGTCCCACCGACACGGCTATGTGACGACCTCGGACTTCGTGCGCGGCCGCTTCGGCTCCAAGGGCCTGTCGCTGGCGGTCGCGGTCACCGGAATCCTGGCGACGATGCCCTACATCGCGCTCCAACTGGTCGGCATCCAGGCCGTCCTCGACGTGATGGGCGTCGGCGGCGGCGAGAGCACCCACTGGTTCGTCAAGGACCTGCCGCTGCTGATCGCCTTCGGCGTGCTGGCCGCGTACACCTACTCCTCGGGCCTGCGGGCGCCCGCCCTGATCGCGTTCGTGAAGGACGCGCTGATCTACATCGTCATCGCGGTGGCGATCATCTACATCCCCATCAAGCTGGGCGGTTTCGACGACATCTTCACCAAGGCGGGCGACGCGTTCAGCCAGGTCAACCCGGCGACCGGCAAGCCGCGCGGCGCTCTCGCCCCGCCGGAGGCCGGCCAGTGGACGTACGCCACGCTGGCACTGGGCTCCGCGCTCGCGCTCTTCATGTACCCGCACTCGATCACCGCGACGCTCTCCTCGAAGAGCCGTGACGTGATCCGCCGCAACACCACGATCCTGCCGCTGTACTCCCTCATGCTCGGCCTGCTGGCCCTGCTGGGCTTCATGGCGATCGCGGCGGACGTCAAGGTGCAGAACGGCCAGCTGGCCATCCCGCAGCTGTTCGAGAACATGTTCCCGGACTGGTTCGCGGGCGTGGCCTTCGCGGCGATCGGCATCGGTGCCCTCGTCCCCGCGGCCATCATGTCCATCGCGGCCGCGAACCTGTTCACCCGCAACATCTACAAGGACTTCATCAAGCCGGACGCCACGCCCGCGCAGGAGACCAAGGTCTCCAAGCTGGTCTCCCTCCTGGTGAAGGTGGGCGCGCTGGTCTTCGTCCTGACGATGGACAAGACGGTCGCCATCAACTTCCAGCTGCTCGGCGGCATCTGGATCCTGCAGACCTTCCCGGCCATGGTCGGCGGCCTGTTCAGCCGCTGGTTCCACCGCTGGGCGCTGCTCGCGGGCTGGGCGGTCGGCATGGTGTACGGCACCGTCGCCGCGTACGGCGTCGCCTCACCGACGCAGAAGCACTTCGGCGGCTCGGCCGAGGAGATCCCGGGCATCGGGGAGATCGGCTACATCGGCCTCACCGCGTTCGTGCTCAACGTGGCCGTCACGGTGGTGCTGACCTTCGTCCTGAAGGCGCTGAAGGCCCCCGAGGGCGTCGACGAGACCAGCCCGGCGGACTACACGGCGGACTCCGGCGACCCGGGCGTCCAGGTGGAGCTGCCGCCGGCGACCGCGGACGCGGGCCACTGA
- a CDS encoding DUF3311 domain-containing protein, whose product MSDTSDVTGAAVVTPLRVVIALCLIAPFVAMLWVGSYARTDPEFSGIPFFYWYQMLWVVISTALTMTAYKLWQRDQRARAAARRSGGASK is encoded by the coding sequence ATGTCGGATACCTCGGATGTGACCGGAGCGGCGGTGGTGACGCCCTTGCGCGTCGTCATCGCCCTCTGTCTGATCGCGCCCTTCGTGGCGATGCTGTGGGTCGGCTCCTACGCCAGGACGGACCCCGAGTTCAGCGGGATCCCGTTCTTCTACTGGTACCAGATGCTGTGGGTGGTCATCTCCACCGCGCTGACGATGACCGCGTACAAGCTGTGGCAGCGTGACCAGCGCGCCCGCGCGGCGGCCCGGCGAAGCGGGGGTGCGTCGAAGTGA
- a CDS encoding GntR family transcriptional regulator: MSTDVSSAENEAGATVRTARVPKYYRLKKHLLDMTETLPPGTPVPPERTLAAEFDTSRTTVRQALQELVVEGRLERIQGKGTFVAKPKVSQALQLTSYTEDMRAQGLEPTSQLLDIGYITADDRLAELLDITAGGRVLRIERLRMANAEPMAIETTHLSAKRFPALRRSLVKYTSLYTALAEVYDVHLAEAEETIETSLATPREAGLLGTDVGLPMLMLSRHSLDREGKPVEWVRSVYRGDRYKFVARLKRPAE; the protein is encoded by the coding sequence ATGAGCACCGACGTCAGCAGTGCGGAGAACGAGGCTGGGGCGACCGTCCGTACCGCGCGCGTGCCCAAGTACTACCGCTTGAAGAAGCACCTGCTCGACATGACGGAGACGCTGCCGCCGGGCACGCCGGTCCCGCCGGAGCGCACGCTCGCGGCCGAGTTCGACACCTCGCGCACCACCGTCCGCCAGGCCCTGCAGGAGCTGGTCGTCGAGGGCCGGCTGGAGCGCATCCAGGGCAAGGGCACCTTCGTCGCCAAGCCGAAGGTCTCCCAGGCGCTGCAACTCACCTCCTACACGGAGGACATGCGCGCCCAGGGACTGGAGCCGACCTCGCAGCTGCTGGACATCGGCTACATCACCGCCGACGACCGGCTCGCCGAACTGCTCGACATCACGGCCGGCGGGCGGGTACTGCGCATCGAGCGGCTGCGCATGGCCAACGCCGAGCCGATGGCCATCGAGACGACCCACCTCTCGGCCAAGCGCTTCCCGGCGCTGCGCAGGTCGCTCGTCAAGTACACGTCCCTCTACACCGCGCTCGCCGAGGTGTACGACGTCCACCTCGCGGAGGCCGAGGAGACCATCGAGACCTCCCTGGCCACCCCGCGCGAGGCGGGCCTGCTCGGCACCGACGTGGGCCTCCCGATGCTGATGCTCTCCCGCCACTCCCTGGACCGGGAGGGCAAGCCGGTGGAATGGGTGCGGTCGGTCTACCGCGGCGACCGCTACAAGTTCGTGGCCCGCCTCAAGCGTCCCGCGGAGTGA
- a CDS encoding extracellular solute-binding protein, whose amino-acid sequence MKRKLIAAIGIAGMVVSIAACGSDKKDDGKAQGSDAKELTVWLTVDAQNNWPNLVKAADAAVQKKHPGIKIKHEYYGWPDKNTKLDAVLATDKAPDVVEMGNTEMLGYMVKGAFAPVDAAQFGNSSAWLDGLKASVTYDGKTYGVPYYAGGRVGTWRKDIAAASGIKAPPKTYAELTADLDKIQKKQGAKFNAWYQPTRDWYAAMSFVYDAGGSIAVESGGQWKANLSSPESLKGLKEFKTVLDKYMHGDKTKDESDRYIVYGQGKSDLIFGAAWEGATAADPKNDKSGKLKDNLENFVMPGPSGKNLPVFLGGSDLAIPVKSKAQGVAAEWINAFTGPEGQKGLMAKGNLPNNKTDLATLKNDPATVVPATAAESNWFVPMAPGWGQVEKAQVLQTMLQNIGTGKKSVAAAAKEADAAIDKVINTN is encoded by the coding sequence GTGAAGCGCAAGCTGATAGCCGCGATCGGTATCGCGGGCATGGTCGTCTCCATCGCGGCGTGTGGCAGTGACAAGAAGGACGACGGCAAGGCACAGGGGTCGGACGCCAAGGAGCTGACCGTCTGGCTCACCGTGGACGCCCAGAACAACTGGCCCAACCTGGTCAAGGCGGCCGACGCCGCGGTGCAGAAGAAGCACCCGGGCATCAAGATCAAGCACGAGTACTACGGCTGGCCGGACAAGAACACCAAGCTGGACGCCGTCCTCGCCACCGACAAGGCCCCCGACGTGGTCGAGATGGGCAACACCGAGATGCTCGGCTACATGGTCAAGGGCGCCTTCGCACCCGTCGACGCCGCGCAGTTCGGCAACTCCTCCGCCTGGCTGGACGGCCTCAAGGCCTCCGTGACGTACGACGGCAAGACCTATGGTGTGCCGTACTACGCCGGCGGCCGGGTCGGCACCTGGCGCAAGGACATCGCGGCCGCGTCCGGCATCAAGGCGCCCCCGAAGACCTACGCGGAGCTGACCGCCGACCTGGACAAGATCCAGAAGAAGCAGGGCGCCAAGTTCAACGCCTGGTACCAGCCCACCCGTGACTGGTACGCGGCCATGTCCTTCGTCTACGACGCGGGCGGCTCCATCGCCGTCGAGTCCGGCGGCCAGTGGAAGGCGAACCTCTCCTCGCCCGAGTCCCTCAAGGGCCTGAAGGAGTTCAAGACCGTCCTCGACAAGTACATGCACGGCGACAAGACCAAGGACGAGTCCGACCGCTACATCGTCTACGGACAGGGCAAGTCGGACCTGATCTTCGGTGCGGCGTGGGAGGGCGCGACCGCGGCCGACCCGAAGAACGACAAGAGCGGCAAGCTCAAGGACAACCTCGAGAACTTCGTGATGCCCGGCCCGTCCGGCAAGAACCTGCCGGTCTTCCTGGGCGGCTCCGACCTCGCCATCCCGGTGAAGTCCAAGGCCCAGGGCGTCGCCGCCGAGTGGATCAACGCCTTCACCGGTCCCGAAGGCCAGAAGGGCCTGATGGCCAAGGGCAACCTGCCCAACAACAAGACCGACCTCGCCACCCTGAAGAACGACCCGGCGACCGTCGTCCCGGCCACCGCGGCCGAGTCCAACTGGTTCGTCCCGATGGCCCCCGGCTGGGGCCAGGTCGAGAAGGCCCAGGTCCTGCAGACCATGCTGCAGAACATCGGCACCGGCAAGAAGTCGGTCGCGGCGGCGGCCAAGGAGGCCGACGCCGCGATTGACAAGGTCATCAACACCAATTGA